A portion of the Podospora pseudoanserina strain CBS 124.78 chromosome 2, whole genome shotgun sequence genome contains these proteins:
- a CDS encoding hypothetical protein (antiSMASH:Cluster_3; COG:S; EggNog:ENOG503P1RI), with amino-acid sequence MANVDDDLNDINDILDSLRSRPPSPDEISSCPSCSRIKDESLPGYRCLRIGSSRGIYPSTCARCVFTSAVGEACVEQGILKCADFDTDNKPNHFIVWQVENDGSLVLPRWSNLLSSAGGSAYYLPNAISFEILTAPGKPSPFPDIPIWGPRLACPSKDDGVSFDKVQAWLKVCEERHSMCGRVSGAPNLPARVLDVRQLPVKLYEPRPGESKPYLCLSHCWGGSRPKCMTTSWTLETNRQEIVWNDLPTTFQHAIDVTRRLGFEYLWIDSLCIVQDSETDWQHQSAEMIFIYENSHLTLCATASEDDNGGFYGDVPTERRPKEITVKGPDGTDYELLVRTDLSNRHLPLPWGVDHHENRRKYFPLLTRAWVFQERLLSRRLLHFTKEELLFECAELITCECHPGVGRYDYRPKHSEPLDKRVLSLSEAALKAPKKKPESLEEAANLEVNATPWGRAVECYTALSLSYPRDKLPALSGVAKQIQRRLRPDDEYLAGLWRSTLLPDLCWWSVGYQQAPQRWRGPSWSWVSIDGPIAMNKFRQRAKNDACSVVDASVLLAGPDAMGEVESGHVILSGTICAGRMKQGSHVDPKILRYPKSSSVYDLLLAVNGDERLMFVDCRDYLYDGTVTVGQEIFCLRMGLYNDADEFCLILKRAGKVETPTINESGCYERIGYMMGYSGDLDRWCEGKARSLIKII; translated from the exons ATGGCGAATGTCGATGACGATCTCAACGACATCAACGATATACTCGACAGCCTTCGTTCAAGACCACCAAGTCCGGATGAAATCTCGTCATGCCCCTCTTGTTCCAGGATTAAAGATGAATCCCTGCCAGGATACCGTTGCCTTCGGATTGGGAGTTCACGAGGAATCTACCCAAGTACTTGCGCTCGCTGCGTGTTTACCTCCGCGGTTGGAGAAGCCTGTGTGGAGCAAGGGATTCTAAAATGTGCAGATTTTGACACCGACAACAAACCCAATCACTTTATTGTTTGGCAAGTCGAGAACGACGGTTCACTCGTACTTCCGAGATGGTCTAACCTATTATCGTCTGCCGGAGGTTCCGCGTACTACCTTCCGAATGCCATATCATTTGAGATATTGACCGCTCCCGGGAAGCCATCTCCATTTCCCGACATCCCTATTTGGGGCCCAAGATTGGCCTGCCCTAGCAAGGATGATGGCGTGAGCTTTGACAAGGTTCAGGCTTGGTTGAAGGTTTGTGAGGAAAGACACTCAATGTGTGGTAGGGTGTCTGGAGCTCCAAATTTACCGGCAAGGGTTCTTGATGTTCGCCAACTACCCGTCAAATTGTATGAGCCACGTCCCGGTGAGTCGAAGCCATATCTGTGTCTTTCCCACTGTTGGGGTGGTTCGAGACCGAAATGCATGACTACATCATGGACCCTCGAGACCAATCGCCAGGAGATTGTTTGGAACGATCTCCCCACAACATTTCAACATGCCATTGATGTTACAAGGCGTCTAGGATTTGAATATCTGTGGATCGACTCTCTGTGCATTGTACAAGACTCGGAAACGGACTGGCAGCACCAGTCGGCTGAAATGATCTTCATATACGAGAATAGCCATCTTACTTTG TGTGCCACTGCATCAGAGGATGACAATGGTGGATTCTATGGAGACGTACCTACCGAAAGAAGGCCAAAAGAAATTACAGTCAAAGGACCAGACGGAACAGATTACGAGCTGCTGGTCAGAACGGACCTGTCGAATCGACATCTTCCATTGCCTTGGGGAGTTGACCACCACGAAAACCGAAGGAAGTATTTTCCGCTCCTGACACGAGCCTGGGTTTTTCAAGAGCGCCTTCTATCTCGCCGATTACTGCACTtcaccaaggaggagctccTCTTCGAATGCGCAGAACTCATAACGTGCGAATGTCACCCTGGGGTTGGGCGATACGATTACCGGCCAAAGCACAGTGAACCACTCGACAAACGTGTACTTTCTCTCTCCGAGGCTGCTTTGAAGgcacccaagaagaagccagagAGTCTTGAAGAAGCCGCCAACCTCGAGGTTAATGCGACGCCCTGGGGGAGAGCAGTAGAGTGCTACACAGCGCTAAGTCTTTCATATCCACGAGACAAGCTACCAGCGTTGTCAGGAGTGGCCAAACAAATCCAGAGACGTTTGCGGCCGGATGACGAATATCTTGCGGGACTATGGAGAAGCACGCTGCTACCTGATTTATGCTGGTGGTCTGTCGGCTATCAGCAGGCACCACAGCGGTGGCGCGGGCCAAGCTGGTCATGGGTATCAATCGACGGACCCATCGCCATGAACAAATTCCGACAACGGGCTAAGAACGATGCTTGCAGCGTTGTGGATGCAAGCGTACTCCTAGCTGGTCCAGACGCAATGGGAGAAGTCGAATCGGGGCACGTTATTTTGTCAGGAACTATTTGCGCCGGACGAATGAAACAGGGATCTCATGTCGATCCCAAGATACTGCGCTACCCCAAATCTTCATCTGTTTACGACCTTCTACTGGCAGTCAATGGGGACGAGAGGCTGATGTTTGTAGACTGCCGGGATTACCTCTACGATGGCACGGTGACAGTTGGCCAAGAGATATTTTGTCTCCGCATGGGCCTGTACAATGACGCTGACGAGTTCTGCTTGATCTTGAAACGGGCTGGCAAGGTGGAGACGCCAACTATCAATGAATCAGGATGCTATGAGAGAATTGGATACATGATGGGCTACTCTGGTGATCTCGATAGGTGGTGCGAAGGGAAAGCCAGGTCACTGATAAAGATTATCTAA
- a CDS encoding hypothetical protein (antiSMASH:Cluster_3; COG:S; EggNog:ENOG502SEZR), with amino-acid sequence MVSVTFFATILSMGLAVLAAPANFNNTSVVEARDSCDSTKSFCPKGDHGQCNPGVDGCMHIYYCEHIWSQGDCAHSYSWTGECRNIPAKFDNAISSIANENVDQSDCHWFDGADCTGAQYSNENDQNLADGNGWWNDRISSYRCDYHGPTS; translated from the exons ATGGTCTCTGTTACCTTCTTTGCTaccatcctctccatggGGCTTGCTGTCCTTGCAGCCCCGgccaacttcaacaacactTCGGTGGTCGAGGCCCGCGACAGCTGTGACTCCACGAAGTCTTTCTGTCCCAAGGGTGACCATGGTCAGTGCAACCCCGGAGTTGACGGGTGCATGCATATCTATTATTGCGAGCACATCTGGTCTCAGGGCGACTGTGCTCACAGTTACTCTTGGACCGGCGAGTGTC GTAACATTCCCGCCAAATTTGACAATGCCATCAGCTCCATTGCCAACGAGAATGTCGACCAATCCGACTGCCACTGGTTTGA TGGTGCGGATTGCACCGGCGCCCAGTATTCGAACGAGAACGACCAAAACCTTGCCGATGGCAATGGTTGGTGGAACGACCGTATCAGCTCCTACCGCTGCGACTACCATGGCCCCACTTCTTAA
- a CDS encoding hypothetical protein (EggNog:ENOG503NY8Z; antiSMASH:Cluster_3; COG:T; COG:U) produces the protein MAPVSITTALLDLVAVVGETAAAVATFCRRSRDARSDLLAVTGELAQLQLVLELLREDTAVIDDGAIPEDVHNRALSTIGNCSNVIEEINKTLGSCERPNRGLQWTFAIKAEVDGQRELLKAHRDTLHMALDAVALLAVKGLKSAKIQVSVTVHDVGSDSEEVIDVCTAVTTPSTTGDQNLGLIQNTGAVTIYTEEPPHDPRSQWDDIFETLDQDSNGIINGDEAVPFFQQFNLPSQTLAEIWDQADEGSRGYLTKGQFAHAMELIQRARHDQLFNKLDAGGKGYLLGTEASPFLEQSCLPVETLGRIWQQVDKDNKGFLSREEFGMVLDLIRGERLVEPEDKARFDEVFARLDADGKGMITGEEACAFLNNSKLPDLVLGQIWELADVDTDGYLTKDEFAVAMYMIKQQRMGVTRLPKVVIRGVRFFDS, from the coding sequence ATGGCTCCGGTATCCATCACTACTGCGCTTTTAGATCttgtcgccgtcgtcggGGAAACGGCAGCGGCGGTTGCTACGTTTTGTCGGCGTTCCCGAGACGCAAGGTCTGACCTTTTGGCAGTGACAGGCGAGTTGGCGCAGCTTCAGCTCGTGCTCGAGTTGCTGAGAGAGGATACGGCTGTCATTGATGACGGCGCCATACCCGAGGATGTTCACAACCGAGCTCTTTCGACGATCGGGAACTGCTCGAATGTCATTGAGGAGATCAACAAAACCCTTGGCAGCTGCGAGCGCCCCAATCGGGGCCTGCAGTGGACGTTTGCGATTAAGGCTGAGGTTGATGGTCAGCGGGAATTGTTGAAGGCTCACCGAGATACACTGCACATGGCGCTGGATGCCGTTGCTCTTTTGGCTGTTAAAGGTCTTAAGAGTGCCAAAATTCAGGTGTCGGTGACTGTGCACGACGTCGGTTCGGATTCGGAAGAGGTGATAGATGTCTGCACCGCggtcaccaccccctcaaccactgGGGACCAGAATTTGGGATTGATTCAGAACACCGGAGCTGTCACAATATACACCGAGGAACCACCACATGATCCTAGATCCCAGTGGGATGACATCTTCGAAACTTTGGACCAGGACAGCAACGGGATTATAAACGGTGACGAGGCGGTGCCGTTCTTTCAACAGTTCAACCTACCAAGCCAAACCCTTGCTGAAATTTGGGACCAGGCAGATGAAGGCAGCCGAGGATATTTGACCAAAGGACAGTTCGCTCATGCAATGGAGCTCATTCAGCGCGCCCGCCACGACCAGCTCTTCAACAAGCTTGACGCAGGAGGGAAAGGATACCTCCTTGGCACGGAAGCAAGCCCCTTTTTGGAACAGTCCTGTCTACCAGTGGAGACGCTGGGGAGGATCTGGCAGCAGGTGGACAAAGACAACAAGGGGTTCCTCAGcagggaggagtttgggatGGTGTTAGATCTTATTAGGGGGGAAAGGTTGGTTGAGCCGGAGGATAAGGCGCGGTTTGATGAGGTCTTTGCTAGGCTTGATGCGGATGGTAAGGGTATGATCACAGGGGAGGAAGCGTGTGCTTTCTTGAATAATTCCAAACTGCCGGATCTGGTGTTGGGACAGATATGGGAGCTGGCAGATGTGGATACGGATGGGTATCTTACCAAGGATGAGTTTGCCGTGGCGATGTATATGATAAAGCAGCAGAGGATGGGGGTTACGAGACTGCCGAAGGTTGTGATTAGGGGTGTGAGGTTCTTTGATTCATAG
- a CDS encoding hypothetical protein (EggNog:ENOG503NXW2; antiSMASH:Cluster_3; SMCOG1034:cytochrome P450; COG:Q), with translation MTTLWLFLATALAVYIARCYNSYSRLCHIPGPALARFSSAWMIKMLTSGKVHENMIATAAKYGPLVRIGPNDLLCTDPETLRRMSSVRSAYTKGVFYETGRIIPGYNNIVCERDEEKHKALRTKMAGAYNGRENGSTGFEESIDRQMLNLLALIESKYVSSPGNLRPFDLCGKTHFFSLDVISDASFGKAFGFLVEDRDLHQFVEINDSALPAMNFLQAVPSLTNIVYRWPFNLALPRDVDGVGFGRLMGLATGCVEERLQPDAEPGRDMLQAFINGGMTVDELVQHMFVQIVAGSITTAAAIRHTLLALISTPSVYATLQKEIDESVSSGRVSRPVIRDVEAQALPYLQAMIREGYRTWPSVVGLGSKQVPKGGDSICGFHVPEGTQVSHNYSGIMRLKEVFGEDADVFRPERWLEKEADAERLKLMNSVLELAFGNGKYQCLGKRMALMELNKIFFELLQRYDMALVDPHNPIRSSSGVFWIGSNLMLRLTKRS, from the exons ATGACCACATTATGGCTCTTCCTAGCCACCGCACTGGCAGTTTACATCGCCCGTTGCTACAATTCCTACTCCCGCCTCTGTCACATCCCCGGCCCCGCACTCGCAAGGTTCTCATCCGCCTGGATGATCAAAATGCTCACCAGCGGCAAGGTCCACGAGAACATGatcgccaccgccgccaaatACGGCCCCTTGGTACGAATCGGACCCAACGACCTGCTTTGCACCGACCCGGAGACCTTACGCCGGATGTCGAGCGTGCGCTCGGCTTACACAAAAGGAGTTTTTTACGAGACGGGGAGGATCATCCCGGGGTATAACAACATTGTTTGTGAGCGGGATGAGGAGAAACACAAAGCGCTGAGGACAAAGATGGCAGGGGCT TACAACGGACGAGAAAACGGGAGTACAGGCTTTGAGGAAAGTATAGATCGACAAATGCTCAACCTCCTGGCATTGATTGAAAGCAAATATGTCTCCTCGCCCGGCAATCTGCGGCCGTTTGATCTTTGTGGCAAGACGCATTTCTTCTCGTTGGATGTCATTAGCGATGCTTCGTTTGGTAAGGCATTCGGGTTCTTGGTAGAGGATAGGGATTTGCATCAGTTCGTTGAGATCAATGACTCTGCTCTTCCGGCCATGAATTTCCTTCAGGCTGTGCCGTCCTTGACAAATATCGTTTATCGCTGGCCGTTCAATCTGGCGCTTCCTAGGGACGTGGACGGCGTTGGGTTTGGGCGTTTAATGGG GCTGGCAACGGGTTGCGTGGAGGAGCGGCTTCAACCTGATGCAGAGCCAGGGCGGGATATGCTCCAGGCTTTTATCAATGGTGGTATGACGGTGGATGAGTTGGTGCAGCATATGTTTGTTCAGAT TGTGGCAGGTTCCATTACGACGGCGGCAGCTATTCGACATACCCTCTTGGCCTTGATATCTACCCCTTCGGTGTATGCGACTCTCCAAAAGGAAATAGATGAGAGTGTCTCCTCCGGCCGCGTCAGCCGTCCGGTCATTAGGGATGTCGAAGCTCAAGCCCTTCCGTATCTGCAAGCGATGATTCGCGAGGGCTACCGAACCTGGCCATCAGTTGTTGGCCTGGGCAGCAAGCAGGTGCCGAAAGGTGGTGATAGTATTTGCGGGTTCCATGTTCCGGAGGGCACCCAAGTCTCGCATAACTACTCGGGCATAATGCGATTGAAGGAGGTATTCGGGGAGGATGCTGACGTGTTTCGACCGGAGCGCTGGCtagagaaggaggccgacGCAGAGCGGCTGAAGTTGATGAACTCTGTGTTGGAGCTTGCGTTCGGGAATGGAAAGTACCAGTGTCTGGGGAAGCGAATGGCGCTGATGGAGTTGAACAAGATCTTTTTTGAG CTATTGCAGCGGTATGATATGGCGTTGGTTGACCCTCACAACCCGATCAGATCAAGCAGCGGGGTATTTTGGATTGGAAGCAATTTGATGTTGAGATTAACAAAGAGGTCGTAA
- a CDS encoding hypothetical protein (antiSMASH:Cluster_3; EggNog:ENOG503PSK1) — protein sequence MRGRQFFVLLSAFTGTAVQAAVSPQDNVDVGALLARQAPGTPQFECHSDCGGALGGSRSGRHCDNSTWVELFEDCLECANQFNIWRHYGNGLTAAAEACGLSAVPSPSGGGEEPAATTTVTPVGSFVTSEAPATLTEDADSSSTSDAAEPSITEPPQTGAETTAPASASTSEPVTAGASGLAYASVSMMSVGTLLAVFIGTISW from the exons ATGCGTGGTCGTCAGTTTTTCGTCCTGCTCTCCGCCTTCACTGGGACTGCTGTTCAAGCCGCCGTTTCTCCTCAAGACAATGTCGATGTCGGTGCCCTCTTAGCCCGCCAGGCCCCTGGCACTCCCCAGTTTGAGTGCCATTCCGACTGTG GAGGTGCCCTTGGTGGCTCGCGCTCCGGTAGACATTGCGACAACTCCACTTGGGTCGAGCTCTTCGAGGACTGTCTCGAATGTGCCAATCAGTTCAACATCTGGCGCCACTACGGCAATGGTTTGACAGCCGCTGCTGAAGCTTGCGGCTTGTCTGCTGtcccatcaccctcgggcggaggagaggagccAGCGGCCACCACAACAGTCACTCCCGTCGGCTCTTTTGTTACCTCAGAGGCCCCGGCTACTCTCACTGAGGATGCTGATTCGTCTTCTACCTCTGACGCCGCTGaaccctccatcaccgaACCTCCTCAGACAGGAGCTGAGACGACCGCAcccgcctcggcctccacCAGT GAGCCTGTTACTGCTGGTGCTTCCGGTCTCGCGTATGCTTCTGTCTCGATGATGAGTGTCGGGACTCTACTTGCGGTTTTCATTGGCACAATCAGCTGGTAA